In a single window of the Rattus norvegicus strain BN/NHsdMcwi chromosome 6, GRCr8, whole genome shotgun sequence genome:
- the LOC134479157 gene encoding cGMP-gated cation channel alpha-1-like — MYYSTDLVFRGTDRHKDWLDLCLWMGPEEPLSFPYPPQAVCSPKFTEPRTTYWKLVGARPAFGKQPVFAFLYHQMHKGNPVYLKAVLLSSSLPQTPKGRRRKRKNRRRRKTKRRKKKRRRKKRKKKRRKRRRREEEEEKEEEWVSDAFRKLIVMPPKPQTVLFTLRSASVPTLTMPPPLKRPESPQS; from the exons ATGTACTACAGTACAGACCTCGTGTTTCGTGGCACAGATAG ACACAAGGACTGGCTTGATCTCTGTCTGTGGATGGGTCCTGAAGAACCACTGTCATTTCCCTACCCTCCCCAGGCTGTCTGCTCCCCAAAGTTCACAGAGCCAAGGACGACCTATTGGAAACTGGTGGGAGCAAGGCCGGCCTTTGGAAAGCAGCCcgtgtttgcttttctttatcaCCAAATGCACAAGGGCAACCCCGTTTACCTAAAGGCAGTGCTTTTAAGCTCATCCCTTCCACAAACACCTAAAGG gaggaggaggaagaggaagaataggaggaggaggaagacgaagaggaggaagaagaagaggaggaggaagaagaggaagaagaagaggaggaagaggaggaggagggaggaagaggaggagaaggaggaggagtggg tATCTGACGCATTCAGAAAGCTCATTGTGATGCCCCCAAAGCCCCAAACCGTCCTTTTCACCCTCCGTAGCGCCTCGGTTCCCACATTAACAATGCCCCCACCCCTGAAAAGGCCTGAGTCACCGCAGAGCTGA